In Pseudophryne corroboree isolate aPseCor3 chromosome 7, aPseCor3.hap2, whole genome shotgun sequence, a single window of DNA contains:
- the LOC134943885 gene encoding uncharacterized protein LOC134943885 gives MPSSTADTPVATKRTRHTTTPNVAHRAAGAAGSSRHHPTAQMRTSHGSATRKHVAHKRHRPDLPTPQSASPPMRRISTVSRPPADLLAPSPTREPQSNQLPDDASMTPAHQPADMEVTFVLDQQPIDTTRPSMPPMSLPPPPTPPQPQMSPAKPQAQNPEQAFWDSWATQQSHNLDCLRRQTQLLSSLPHYLPRISRTISRQNSEMSKIATCMEQMRADNSHMMNTLARIMDDQMRQHQNYLNLLETNNSLTESLGRIIENNMASNSQLNATLTNLSRNITLLHTQQGSTSSGTTTPINTPVTSPVRRSDRGRSNVPGPDSASSKGSQKNKVFRCKCNLLRW, from the exons TGGCAACAAAAAGAACACGCCACACTACTACCCCAAATGTCGCACACAGGGCTGCTGGTGCTGCAG GTTCATCCCGGCATCACCCGACTGCGCAAATGCGCACGAGCCATGGATCCGCCACGCGGAAACACGTGGCACATAAAAGACACCGTCCCGATCTGCCGACACCACAATCTGCATCTCCGCCAATGCGACGCATATCTACGGTCTCAAGGCCACCGGCTGATTTGTTGGCGCCTTCCCCAACACGTGAACCACAGTCCAATCAACTTCCAG atgatgcCAGCATGACACCGGCCCACCAGCCAGCTGATATGGAGGTTACTTTTGTGCTTGACCAGCAGCCAATAGACACTACCAGACCAAGCATGCCACCTATGTCTCTGCCTCCGCCACCAACTCCTCCGCAACCACAAATGAGCCCAGCCAAACCACAGGCTCAAAACCCAGAGCAGGCATTTTGGGACAGCTGGGCAACACAACAGTCGCACAATTTAGACTGTCTTCGCAGACAAACTCAACTGCTCTCAAGTCTGCCACATTACCTGCCGAGAATCAGTCGCACTATCAGCCGACAAAATTCAGAGATGAGTAAAATAGCTACTTGTATGGAGCAAATGCGGGCTGACAACAGCCACATGATGAACACTTTGGCCCGTATTATGGATGACCAAATGAGGCAGCACCAAAACTACCTCAATCTGCTGGAAACAAACAATAGTCTTACTGAAAGCCTAGGCAGAATCATTGAGAACAACATGGCCTCAAATAGTCAACTTAACGCCACACTTACTAATCTCAGCCGCAATATAACTTTATTACACACACAACAAGGGAGCACCAGCTCCGGAACAACCACCCCTATAAATACGCCAGTTACGTCCCCAGTAAGGAGATCAGACAGAGGAAGATCTAACGTGCCTGGCCCAGACTCTGCCAGCTCTAAGGGTTCACAAAAAAATAAAGTATTCCGCTGCAAGTGTAATCTTCTTAGGTGGTAA